AGCATCCGTCTCGATAGTCAGTGTGGGCGGTGACATGGAAAGGCAAGGCGATTTccccgatgacggcgacgaccgAGCCCGTTCTGTGTCCGGAAAGCAGACGGACCAATTTCATCGGATCTAATGGTGAGCAGAGCGTCATTCATCGGGGCAGACACGATTTGCGTATTGAGCTCCGATGCGGCAATCAGGGACACTGGAACGTACATGATGCAGGTCCGCGGAGGGCGGTGGCTGGAGATTGGGAAGGGACGCAAGGGAGGGAGAACCGGCGCGCCGATCACTTAGAAGCGATTGCCGCCGCGATGCCGAGACATCCGGACTGTCGCCGCAGGACGGTGGACCGGACCATAGGCAAAGGTTGTTCCGTTCCTTTTAGGGAAGGGATAGAGCAACATTTAAACAGTCCCCAGAGCCCAGAGGCCCCAGAGTTGGGCGCTTGTGACCGATCAGATGTTGCCGTAAATTCCTGCCCAGACCTGGAAGGACTCTCGGCCTAGGTAATGTACTAAACGACGCTCTGAGTGGCGGGTCCATTTAACCGCTGTAATCATCGATGACGGATCCTGGGCGCTGGAAGTTTGGACCGGACAAGGCGGATGACGACAAGCGTCGCCCCGTCAGGTTTCTGGAAGGCAAGGCACCCTGGCTTCACCCAGGCGAATGACGAGGTACTTTGCTGGTGGCCGCAAGCAAGGCGGCTTTTACAGGTACCGACGCACAGCGATCCAGCGAAGCTTGGAAGCATCCTCTCGCGGCGGCTGTGGACAGGCACATGTCATCGGTCAAGGTCCCCTTGCCTTCCCACAAAAGCTTTCTTACAGCCGGTTCGGTGTGACCGGTTGTCTGCCGAGTTTGGTACACCGTGGTTCATGGACCCCTTGGGTTGGTTGTTTGTGTTTCCCTGCCCGGGGCTCTGGGCCCCGGGCAGTTCGTGGTCCGTGATCCGTGGTTCGTTCCAAGTTTCCTTCCCGAATCGCTGTCCCATCACAGCAACCATTGAAACTCAATTCTCGTCGTGAATCTCTGCTCTACATGTGAGTCGTGACATGTGCCTCCCTCCCACCGGCAGACGCTGCTCTTCGGCTGTGATATTGGGAACTCACTGGTGGCGATGTGCCACGTCAAAGATGGGTATTGTCCACAACTTGCACACCTTGACACAATCTGCAATAGAGGCCTCGGGTCAAGTCAGGTCTCCTAAACTCCCAAGTTCCCGTCCGGCCCATGAGATGATGGCAGCGTCCGGTCCCGGGATGGATGGCTCCTCAGTTCTCTCAGCGGGGGGCCGGACCCCCTCGCCTCACCACTACCACCTGATGATCCAATAGAGGCAGCTGCAAGAGGGTCATTCGTCACTTCAACTCCGAATCGCCGCTCCCCCCACCCACCCTTGCGTCTAGTCCCTGAAGGGCAATAGGTTGTATCTGCATATCTGCACATGTTGCTGCGGATGCAAAGGCAAATAGCCAAACGATGGGCACATGGGAAAGGATGGAGAACGTAGTGTAGACGTGTGGCCGCGGGTGTTGGCGCGCGGGGcgggaagggaagaaggcATGGCAAGGCATGGCATGGATggcagaggagggggagggggaggggaaagcaCAGCCCAAAACCTGCAGATTCCCACCCGATGACATTGACAAGATTGACCCCGTCTTTCATCTTTTCTAGAGGGCACCTACTTCTGGACAAGCCTCAGTCTGCCGTCTCCCTCGAACCCAAACAAGAACCTCTCGCGTCCCATCTCTCACGTCTCTCTTACATCCTCAAGGCTTGACAAACGCACGAATACATCGGGGTCATCCACGTTCTCCATTCTCCGTCTCCATCCGTCTGCCCTGCGCCTCCCGTCTGTACTCTCTTGCGCCCAACTCTTGTTGTCAAATCCAGACTGCGGACCAGATCCAATTAGGCGTCCCGCATCCAAGCCACCGTCTCACTGTTAAACTAAGACCGGACCCTGGCGCGACACTGGAGCAACTGGAACCGCACCGGAGCGAGATCAGCAACCTCGACCCGGCCAACGCGGTTAAGATTGCCATATAGTTCATcgccatcccatcccatcccatctcatcccatcccttccCGCCTTCCCGCCTACCTTCAATACCCTACCCCCCCGCCTTCTAGGTCCCACCGATCGGTTTCCTTGTCAAACGGCCCCAGCGGTTAACCTCGAAACTTCAACACAACCCAAAACAACATCAGTCAATTTTTCTCTCTACACCTCCGTTGCTTGAGATTAGCGTCCTCGCCTGGCCTCAACTTCGGCCTCGTACATCATCGCCTGATATTGACCATTGCACCTCGAAAAGCGACATCCCGACGGTTCCGTTTTCGCACCGCCGTGCACCATGCCTATTCGCAACCCTTTTACCCGCCGTCCGGGCCCTGCTATCGTCTCTCCAGCTGGCGACGGGGACGTGCAATCAGACGGCCAGAACCCGTCGCATCCTGGGTTCGAGAAGCAGGACACTGTCGGTTCCaaggcctcgtcgtcgctgagcGTCATGAGCTCCAAGAGCCAGGACAATGGTGAATACAAAATGAGCGGTAGGCGCCTCTGCCCAAAATGCCCCCCACGCACCACCTCGCCACAAAATCCGAATGGCATGCATCATGAGACAAATTGGCTGATCGTTCGTCCTCCACAATACAGTCGTCAATGACAGTGGGGTCTACCTACCGGTATGCGCGCTTACAACCATATTCACTTTCCCCGAGGCATTGCTAACGCATTTGCGCAGCCATCCCCGACTGAAGAAAAGGGCCTTTGGCCGCGCAAGTACCTTGGCTCAGGTCGTAATTCGACAGACACCCGTAATGACTCTGGCGAGATCGAGCATTTCTCAATCTCGAGAGAATCTTTTGACTCTTACAGGCGATCATTTGTATGTTGAAATTCCTCATCAGGCCGATACCGCCAGTTCTTTATTCTCGTTTTGTGTTCATTCTCTCCGGCGCCCCCGCTGACCACATGTGCGCTGCAGGATATCACAGCACGCTCCCCCATTCCCCAAAACGACTTCCCAGCACGGCAGAGCCTTGATTCAGCCCGTTACCCGCGACTACCTCGATCCGCGATTGACAGAAAACGGGACCTCcccaccgccgacgaaggcTTTGAGGACGTAGGCCTGGATGATCAGAAGCATCAACATCAGCAAGGCCGCATGCGCGGTCTGTTCTCTCGCTTCGGCGACTCGGACCACAAAGAGCCGAGCGCCAACTCGCCCAACTCGAGCGTTACGCGATTCCTGTCTGGTGCGGGAAGGAAGCGCGGCCAGAGTGGGCAAGGCTCGGAACTGGGCACCATCGAGCGACCCAAGTCGGCAGCCTCGGTCGAGACCACTGAGGTCCGCTGATGGTGCATTGGGCATGATTCTTGTTAGATGTACACAACCGGCCGGCATGGCTTCCTAACGGCATGAGATTTGGCGTTACTGGCTGGGAGTATGTCTCGAAGTTTGGGACGTATTCACTACGACATGATTAGAAATAGGGCAAATTATTCCGACGCATGCCGGACGCATGCCGCATTATGTATATACGGGGTGGCAGCAAGTAGTGGCGGCGGGCAAAGCTTCGGGACTGAGCGTCTCAGAAACAAGGCTCTCTAATGATAATGATAACAAATTTGGACATTCGTATGTTGGTGAGGGGCCTTGAAGCATGTGGCAGCCGCAAATGAAGGGAGGAGAGGCCTTGTCTTATCTTGGCCTTTGGCGGGGTGTGACTTGGAACCCGATGATTCGAGATCCGAATACCGGAGGTATGGCGGAGGTATTCCTGGCGGCATGTTCCAATCGTCGGGTCGCTCCTTGACGTGATGTCGAAAAGACTGCGAGCCATCATGCACTGATCGCACCATGACCCATCTTCGGGGTTTGCTTGCGACCCCACCTTTGGATACGTAAAGGAGGGGCAGATGGGTTCGTGCCGGCGgtccgccgccctcgtcgccattGATGCTAGATGCCGGTGACTCTTTAATTTTTCGGCCTCTGGGCTCATAATACCTGGGACCCGTCCCCTTTGCTGTGATTGTCGCACTCCCAAATACATCGCATGCTTAGATCTTCGCCCCCCCGTCCCTTCATCCGGTGAAACCTTACGCTTTGCTGCCACACTGTCGTTGCCCCCGAAAGCGGAAAATAATATACAACCTTACCACACCCCCGCCCACATTCCTACACCATGGCTGGAGGAGATGTTCCCGCGAACGGCACCCCGGTCTCATCCGGAGGACCCGGGGCTGGCGGCAGCTCGGACCCGGCGGACGGCGTCAGCAAGCTGTCGCTCGCCACGCGCACCGTtcacgccgacgacggcatcagTGCCCACCGCGCCATCGCACCGGCCTTGCACGTGTCCACGACGTTCAGGTACAACCGCGATCCGGACGAGCTGCGGTCAGGGGACAATGTCGACGTAAGTTGCCCGCTGCTCGATCCCCAAAGCCGCTCGCCGTGCGCTCCATCCACATACTATGCGCTTCCGTCGTGAGCGaaggacgatgacgagcgGATACAAGGGCGATGGATGGTGTGACGATCCAGATGACTGACCTCTCCGAAAGCCTACAGCCCCGGGCGATTCGCACATTTACTCGCGCTACTCGACGCCTAACACGACCCGCTTCGAGGCCATCCTCACCTCAGTCCTCGGCGGGCCCTCGCTGACCTACTCTTCGGGCCTGTCGGCCTTCCACGCCATGCTGGTCTACCTGAACCCGAAGCGCATCGCCATCAGCGGCGGGTACCACGGCTGCCACGGCGTCATCAAGATCCTGACCAAGCTCAACgggctgcagcagctcgagctcgacgaggcgtcgctcgagcagctcgaggcgggcgacgtcgTGCACGTCGAGACGCCGCTGAACCcgacgggcgaggcgcgcGACCTGGCCTACTTCAAAAGGATCGCCGAGCGTAAGGGCGCCTACCTCACGGTCGACGCGACGtttgcgccgccgccgctgcaggACCCGTTccggctcggcgccgacgtcgtgaTGCACTCCGGGACCAAGTACTTTGGCGGGCATTCGGACATGCTCTGCGGCGTACTGGCCGTCCACCCGAAGCACGCGGACCAGTGGATGCCGAACCTGGTTCTGGAGCGCTgcttcatcggcggcgtcatgggCAGCATGGAGGGCTGGCTGGGCGTGCGGTCGATGCGGACGCTGGAGCTGCGCGTGGGCCGCCAGTCGCAGTCCGCGACGGAGCTCGTCCGCTGGCTCGACGCAGAGATCCGCCGGGACCcgtcgggcgtcgtcggcggcgtcgtcgaccggGTCTTGCACGCGAGCCTGCAGAAGGAGGAcctggcgggcggcgagggctgGCTCGCGAAGCAGATgcccggcggcttcggccccgtcttcgccatcttgctgaaggacgccgaggacgccaagAGGCTGCCGAGCAAGATGGGGCTGTTCCACCACGCGACCTcgctgggcggcgtcgagagcCTGATCGAGTGGCGTGCCATGAGCGACAGCGGGTGCGACAAGAGGCTGCTGAGGGTTAGCGTCGGTGTCGAGGGGTGGGAGGACCTGAGGGACGACCTGGTGCAGGGTTTCAAGCAGTTgatcgaggagaagaagaagaagagggccTGAAGGCTGTTGGTCTACTCGGGGATGATGGACTTTCAAGTACCAGGTAGATAGAAAGAAATATGGTATCCACAATAGACTAACCTTTCAAGGTTCACAAGAGAATGACACTTGCCAATTACCCTGTCATGCACTTGATCTGACGTAACTTGCCTCAAGTGATACGTTGGTTGGGAAATGGTGTGTAATGAGCCTTCAATCTCATGCGACCTCTGTAGGGCAGAAGCTACCACCCTGTTTTCCGTGGACTAGCAAGATATCTCACCTCCGCTGATAATCGGCTGCAGCTGCCTAGACTTGGTATGCTTTTGTTTGTTATCCAGTATCACATGGCGACCGTTTGATTTCATCAACAGGGCAAACCCCCGATATGAAGTCCAATTGGTAAAGCACGCGTTGTTCAAGGGTAACTGTCCAACGCCTTCCTGCTTACCCATGCCTTTGTCAAGTCCCAACGCCTTTTATTCATCAAAGCAAAATGTCCAAGGAACCGTCCTCATTCAAGCAGCCCTCCAGTTTGTAGCGGGAGGATTCCAATCTGCCAAAATGGGTTAGCTGATGCACTCCTATTAGCAAATACAAGGAGCACTCACGTGAACTGGATGGATCCAGTGACCATGCAACGACATGCGTCGCAGTAGGTCTTCATTAACTCCTGCCCTCCCTTGCCAGCCGACTGCTCTAAAATACCAGCTGCCTCCTCAAAGACCGTCACTGAGGTAGCCAGCTCAGCAAGGAGGTCATCGACAGCCTGCTGAGGGGATATACCCTTGTGCTTCATAAGTATGGGGATGGCATTCACAATGCTCTCGCTGCCTTCCTTAGGCTATTCATGTTTGTCAGTACCTAGGATATCAGGGACgagtagaagaagaagaaaaagaaagggcACTTACAATCTCTTTCCGGAGAGAAAGAATGTCATTTGTGCTGTGGGTTGTCAAGTGGTCAGCTATCGTGCTATGAATCTGAAGGGAGAGCACTTACATCCAAATGGCCCTGCTTGTCTCTGACCATATGGTTTGGATCTGCCCCATGTGCCGGATATCCTCTGGAATGTTGTCCGATAGACCATACCTGATACACTGGTAAGCAAGGTCTGATAATCTCATGTCTCTCGATGACTAACTCGATTAGAGCGCACAGAGTCCAGACCGCAGCCGTGCCATGTCGAAGCTCGGAATACGACTCAATGTCAGGAAGTGTGCCCTGGAGACGCATTTTCTGTTCCTCGTGGCAGTTGTCGATGTAGCGCCGCATCTGGGTCATGAACGTCTGTCTCTGTTCTGTTGGCTGGTCAGCTTTGTTCACAACACCCAAGGGGTATCAATACTCACCAAGAGAGTAGCCCATCTGTAGCTTGTCTCCAATCATCTTCAACTCAGGATTGGCATTTTGAAGCTCAACGCTTAATTTGGTCTTGGGaggggcaaggccaaggaaaTGCTCAAGCACTCTGATGGTGTTGTCTCGATGAGCCTTGGCGTGGAGTATGTCGTTGCTTAAGTCACCGGTTCCCTGCTGATCGATGGCGTCGTCCCAGCAGAACAACCAAATAATGTAAAGCGCCAGGATCCGAACTTGGTCCCATTTAGGATGAGGGTAGTATCTGCAAAGACAGATTCAGTGATCTGTATATTCGGAGGGAAGGGGTATACGCTGCTTACAGACTGACGAAGCGGGCATAATTGGCCTTCCGGTACTTCTCCCGCAGCTGAGACGGCTTGACGAGTCTATTTTTACAACAAGACGTTAGTCGGGAAGATTTTGATTTCTCCAAATAAACAGTTTGTCGCGCATACCGGTCAAAAGTACTTTCGATGACGGGAATGAGACGCTTGTAATTGATGTTGGCCTTCACCGGCCACCCCTTGAGAATGCCGTAGAGGTTTGGGACCCGAATGGCCGTTCCTTTCAAGGCTGTGATCATGGCCTGAGTCTCTATAGTCTTTGGGTTCGTCGCATCGGCAGTCGTATTCGCCATGTCTGCTTTCTGCGGGCTGGCTCGGTCGGGGAGGTCAGGATCCAGAGGCCGTTTGTCGAGGCACATCTTGGCGTGGGATGGTTCATCCAGACTTGGGTTATATGAACAACGAGACGAACCGAACTTGAATTTCCTTCTTGCCCTCTTCAGTCTGAGAAAAAGACAGGCAGGAAGAAAACCCAGGTCTCTGTTATTGGTTGGAGACACCCTCAGACAAGTGAGAGCCGtctggggagggagggggtaCTGCATGGAAGCGGCAAGAATACATATGCATGGTATGAATACGGCGAGAGGTCATCCCgataaataaataaaagCCCAACGGGAAGGAGGGACGGGCCCTCCAGATCCTTTATATCCTACTCTTCCCTCATTCCTCTTCAACCAAGCCCCGAAGACCCTAGTGGTCTGGTGGTATAACGCCCTGGTCCGTTAGTTTGAACTTGGTGATGAAACCCAACGAAGTTAATCGGGATGGAGGGTTTCGTAGGGCTACAGTTTGAGTCGCTCACTGCGCGCCTGAGCTTTTGTTTCCAGCTCCCCCTTTTATGATTGTTACACATCATGAATTCCTCATGTCATCCTCTCTTGGTCTTGCGGACGTACGCCGTTAATATGGACGTTTTCTCATTGCCCCAAGTAAGTATATCTAGACGATTCTTTGTTCAGTGTTGTCACGGGGTTTAGCAAAGTCCCTTCCCTAACAGACACGGCATCAGCTGACTGGCAAACTTGAATGTCGAGGATTCGGATCCAACACgaactccttcttctcccactcACACACCCCTCCTATTAATAACGAGTCTGCGTCAAAACCATACACCTCCTCGGGCCAAGTAAGATATTGGGCTCGTGAGTCTCGTGCCTCTTGTAGCAGCCATGAATATACCCGGTGATGTGTGGTGAGTCTCCCGAGGGCATAGCTTCATGAAGGTAGACATTGGATCCGCTCTGCTGCACACAAGGAACAGAAGCGTTGTTTTGGCCCAATAAGCCCCGAGGCTGTCTTGATTAGCCTTGGtgaggtcgacgtcggggGCCACATGTCATGTTCCTCAGATGTGATGAGGGTTGATTTCTGCAGAATCTCGCGCTGCGGGTTGCCGATAGATCGAGTCTCAGCAGCTTATTTGTGAACGATGACACACACCATTGCTTCTGTCATAAGGATATAGACAAAACGAGATGTCGAGACTCGAGTTTCTCGTGGACGGACGGCTACCTGCATGGGAACAGTGGGGAAAGACTGGTGATACTCGGGAGATGCTTCGAATCTCCAACTCGGTGAGGGCCATGTGGCGTTCTCATTTCCGATTTCCTCTCGGCTGCCAGCATGTAAtcctcaaccccccccttATCGTACAAAGATCTGGCTTGTATGCGTAGCACTCGATACTCTGCGCAAGCCTCATTTAAATCGTAAATCACACATCTCAGCCTGCACCGAGGCGCTCGCTTGGTACGCTGGAGCCTCGTAGGAAATGTTCCTCGTGTCGCTCCAATGAAACATAACAAAGGGGACCATGCCTCATCAGTCCACAAAGCCGCGATTTGGCGACCTCTATCATGCGTCGTCCCGTCTCTTCATGCAGGATGGGCCGAGGCTACGCAGACCAAGTCTTTGCCATGCCCACGGCACCGCAAAGCACGCGAGCTTGCGCTCCATGTGTATCGGGCGTAGTGGTGTCACATATGAAGCGCGTGTTTTCGGCGATCCGATgctgcaagtgaggctagCCCAAGCAGCAGGCACGCACGCCCTTTACACCTACCAATATTCCCCACCGACGCACGATTCTCG
This sequence is a window from Colletotrichum higginsianum IMI 349063 chromosome 8, whole genome shotgun sequence. Protein-coding genes within it:
- a CDS encoding Cys/Met metabolism PLP-dependent enzyme gives rise to the protein MAGGDVPANGTPVSSGGPGAGGSSDPADGVSKLSLATRTVHADDGISAHRAIAPALHVSTTFRYNRDPDELRSGDNVDPTAPGDSHIYSRYSTPNTTRFEAILTSVLGGPSLTYSSGLSAFHAMLVYLNPKRIAISGGYHGCHGVIKILTKLNGLQQLELDEASLEQLEAGDVVHVETPLNPTGEARDLAYFKRIAERKGAYLTVDATFAPPPLQDPFRLGADVVMHSGTKYFGGHSDMLCGVLAVHPKHADQWMPNLVLERCFIGGVMGSMEGWLGVRSMRTLELRVGRQSQSATELVRWLDAEIRRDPSGVVGGVVDRVLHASLQKEDLAGGEGWLAKQMPGGFGPVFAILLKDAEDAKRLPSKMGLFHHATSLGGVESLIEWRAMSDSGCDKRLLRVSVGVEGWEDLRDDLVQGFKQLIEEKKKKRA
- a CDS encoding Terpene synthase family protein, giving the protein MCLDKRPLDPDLPDRASPQKADMANTTADATNPKTIETQAMITALKGTAIRVPNLYGILKGWPVKANINYKRLIPVIESTFDRLVKPSQLREKYRKANYARFVSLYYPHPKWDQVRILALYIIWLFCWDDAIDQQGTGDLSNDILHAKAHRDNTIRVLEHFLGLAPPKTKLSVELQNANPELKMIGDKLQMGYSLEQRQTFMTQMRRYIDNCHEEQKMRLQGTLPDIESYSELRHGTAAVWTLCALIEYGLSDNIPEDIRHMGQIQTIWSETSRAIWITNDILSLRKEIPKEGSESIVNAIPILMKHKGISPQQAVDDLLAELATSVTVFEEAAGILEQSAGKGGQELMKTYCDACRCMVTGSIQFTLESSRYKLEGCLNEDGSLDILL